A region from the Melioribacter roseus P3M-2 genome encodes:
- a CDS encoding isochorismate synthase — MRKLNITLIYNNKNFLEFINSSNIIRSYNNTVYSYIEEIDSNSYKSLFQEIKDTGSWFYFNTPFENKSYLAFGNLFENETEKISRHEFSADIRIPTFFGGAMFPIPRKTDLWSDFKTEEWFVPEFILMKYESKYFLTTNLNDSLLNIPDVSNRLSRRLKELTEAVERNEKHTELNSGQVDYNTWRMQIDAALDQIKSGYVDKVVLARYLVKTLKKEAEVSQIILNLEERYPDCYIYLWRRKGSLFFGASPEKFISIRESKLSIDALAGSAKRGKDKNEDEEIAEALLNDSKNLFEHNAVLSYILDRIKDYASDIKHPERPRIKKLRNIQHLWTPVTAVINKEVPAGDLTKRLFPTPAVCGLPKERALGLIKKLETFDRGLYSGILGWKDAEGNAELTVSIRSGLLRNNFVYLFAGCGIVDGSDSKEEFKETELKLKPILNLFYS, encoded by the coding sequence ATGAGAAAATTAAACATAACTTTGATATATAACAATAAAAATTTTTTAGAATTTATTAATTCTTCAAACATTATAAGATCGTATAATAATACAGTCTATTCTTACATAGAAGAAATAGACAGTAACAGTTACAAATCTTTATTTCAAGAAATAAAAGATACCGGCTCTTGGTTTTACTTTAATACTCCTTTCGAAAATAAATCCTACCTTGCATTCGGTAATTTATTTGAAAATGAAACAGAAAAAATTTCAAGACACGAATTCAGCGCCGACATACGAATACCCACCTTCTTTGGAGGAGCAATGTTTCCGATTCCCAGGAAAACGGATTTGTGGAGCGACTTCAAAACAGAAGAATGGTTTGTGCCCGAATTTATACTGATGAAATATGAAAGTAAATACTTTTTGACGACAAATTTAAATGACAGCCTTCTGAATATCCCCGATGTTTCAAATCGTCTTTCTCGTCGATTGAAGGAACTGACGGAAGCTGTCGAGCGAAATGAAAAACATACGGAGCTTAACTCCGGACAAGTCGACTATAATACCTGGCGCATGCAAATAGACGCGGCGCTCGATCAAATAAAAAGCGGTTACGTTGACAAAGTGGTTCTGGCAAGATATCTCGTAAAGACCCTAAAAAAAGAAGCGGAAGTTTCTCAAATAATATTAAATTTGGAAGAAAGATATCCAGACTGTTATATATATTTATGGCGTAGGAAAGGATCTCTTTTTTTCGGAGCTTCGCCCGAAAAATTTATCTCGATAAGAGAGAGTAAATTATCGATCGACGCTCTGGCTGGATCCGCCAAGCGCGGAAAGGACAAGAACGAAGACGAAGAAATTGCCGAAGCTTTATTGAATGACTCTAAAAATTTATTCGAGCATAATGCAGTGCTTTCTTATATATTAGATAGAATAAAAGATTACGCTTCCGATATTAAACATCCCGAACGTCCGAGGATAAAGAAATTGAGAAACATCCAACATTTATGGACTCCCGTCACCGCCGTTATAAATAAAGAAGTTCCAGCCGGCGATTTAACAAAGAGACTCTTTCCCACTCCCGCCGTATGCGGTTTGCCCAAAGAGCGAGCTCTCGGGTTAATTAAAAAATTAGAGACTTTCGACCGCGGGCTTTATTCGGGTATATTGGGCTGGAAGGATGCGGAAGGGAATGCAGAGCTGACGGTATCGATTCGCTCCGGACTGTTAAGAAACAACTTCGTATATCTGTTTGCAGGATGCGGGATCGTCGACGGCTCGGACAGCAAAGAAGAATTCAAAGAGACAGAGCTAAAACTAAAACCAATACTTAATTTATTCTATTCATGA
- a CDS encoding MarR family winged helix-turn-helix transcriptional regulator yields the protein MASEKTEAAMKLIEKLNRTADKIRKVQAKYVFEKKLTAPQFAVLEILSRTGPVPLKRISDEMMVTGANITCVVDNLEKEGFVRRVHSKEDRRVILGELTPEGRKKVEGILPEYMEKLASLTSGLTESEQKQLIALLDKLTV from the coding sequence ATGGCATCAGAAAAAACAGAAGCAGCAATGAAGCTGATTGAAAAACTGAACCGTACAGCCGATAAAATAAGAAAGGTCCAGGCAAAATACGTCTTCGAAAAAAAATTAACCGCTCCGCAGTTTGCGGTTCTTGAAATATTGAGCCGTACGGGTCCGGTGCCGTTGAAAAGAATCAGCGACGAAATGATGGTAACCGGCGCCAATATAACCTGCGTTGTCGACAATCTTGAAAAAGAAGGATTCGTGCGACGCGTTCACTCGAAAGAAGACAGAAGGGTTATACTGGGCGAGCTTACGCCCGAAGGTAGGAAAAAAGTCGAAGGTATTTTGCCCGAGTATATGGAAAAACTGGCTTCCCTTACTTCGGGGCTTACCGAAAGCGAACAAAAGCAATTAATCGCTCTTCTGGATAAATTAACGGTCTGA